The DNA region TGGGTGGCATTCCCGTTAATACCGAGGGGCGTGTCCGAAAAAATGGCACTGAGTTAACGGAAGGATTTTTTGCAGCAGGGGAATGTGCTTGTGTTTCGGTTCATGGCGCGAATCGTCTCGGTAGTAATTCTCTACTCGAATGTATTGTTTATGGCCGTCGTGTCGGTAGCAAAATTGCCGAATACATCGGCGATCGCCCTTTGCCAGACATTAGCGAAAAAGATTACCTAGAAGCCGCAAAAACCCGCATCAAAAAACTAATTGACCAAACTGGAAAAACAAGAATTGGCGATTTAAGACAAAGATTTCAAGACACGATGAGTGAACACTGCGGTGTCTTCCGTACCGATGAAATCATGTCCGAAGGGATTCAAGAAATTCAATCTTTAAAAGCAGAATATAACGATGTTTTTCTTGATGACAAATCCACTCACTGGAACACAGAACTTATCGAAGCTATGGAGCTACAAAGTATTCTTAAAGTTGGGGAAGCCATTCTCACTTCTGCCTACAATCGCAAAGAAAGTCGCGGTGCTCATTCACGGGAAGATTTCCCCATACGTGATGATAAAAAGTACCTAGGCCATACCCTAAGTTTCTGTTCAGAAGACGGCGTAGACATTGAATATATGCCAGTCGTCGTTAATCGTTTTGAACCCAAAGAACGCAAGTATTAATTAAGTAATTTAGCAACAGAAATCTCTAAGTTTGGAAAAGCATTGGGTATAACATTTCCTTCAGTGTAAATTGTCATTGAACGGTACTGAGCATTTATTAAGTCTTTAAAAATGTGAAGTTGGTTGTTAACTAAATCAATTACCCAATATTCTTTAATGCCTTCTTTCTGATAAAGATTTTTTTTGTCACTTAAATCAGAAGAAAGTGTTGATTTTGCAACCTCAATTAGGAGAAAAATCTCACTGGCATTGGGATGTCTTTCTGAATATTGAGATTTTGGCAGTTGAACAACGACAATATCGGGTTCAGGCTCAGAGTTCGTGAGAGTTATGGGATGACCTTCATAAACGCCCGCTTTTCCATGCAATAAACTTCGAAGATAATCATTACCTTTGTCCATTACCGTACGGTGTAAAGGACTCTCTGGGGCCATTTCTACTAATTCTCCATCCAATAATTCAACTCGCTTGTGATCTAGAATGCCTTTTTGAATTAGATTATGGTACTCACTAACCGTCCATTTTGTGAGAGTTCTCATAAGTACTCCTCGCAGGTTCTAAGTGTTGAAGTATTTGGCAACGGGGTGGTAGGTAATGATGGCGGAGGTGGATTGCTCTGGATAAATCTGTTCGCTCTCATCCATATACATATTAATGCGATCAACTTTAAGCAAGTCTAATTGCGTGTATTGATCTTGAATGTTTGGACAAGCAGAATAACCAAAACTATAGCGAGAACCTTGGTATCGCTGACGCAACATATCTTTGATATTATCCGGTTCTAAATCGCCATAGCCTAGCTCTCTTCGTACACGAGCATGACCCCACTCAGCAAGGGCTTCAGCGGTTTGAACAGCGAGACCATGATAGTAAAGGTAATCGGTGTATTCGTTGGCATCAAATAGTTTTTTTGCGTACTCAGTGGCAATTTCGCCGACTGTTACCGCCTGCATCGGAAAGACATCAACTTGGCCAGATTCTACAGTTGCAAAGAAGTCTGCAATACAGAGTCTCTTGCCAGATTTTTGGCGAGGAAAATCAAACTTCGCTACTTTCTCTAGGGTTTCATCGGCTGCATATTTATCAACATCGTAAATAATCAAGCTATTCTCTTGAGATTGACAGGGAAAATAACCATAGATTAATGTCGGATCGAGGATTTTTTCGGCGATCGCCCGTGCTTTCCATTGCTCTAATAAAGGATGCACTTCATCAATGACAAACTGATCATATTCTTCTTTGGTCTGGTTTTTCTTCTTACGGAATTGCCATTGACCAACGATTAAAGCCTGCAAATCTAGATGCCAGAAAAGTTCTTTCAGATCTAGGTCAGCCGCAGTCAAAATCTTTGTGCCCCAGAAAGGTGGCGTTGGACGTTCGATATCCAAAGCAACAGCTTCAGAACGACGAGTGTCAATGACTTCTGGCTCCTCTGGCTCTGGCGCAACTTCTTCGATGATGGCAGATCCGTTGGTTTCATGATGGCCATTACCATTACTCCCATTCTCGTCATACTCATCGAGGAAACCTTTGAGATCATCCCAATTTTCCGCCGATTTCGCGGGCATGAGCTTGTCCATAAAGTGCAAATCAGCAAAGGCATCGCGACCATAAACCACTCGACCTTTATAGGTGTTTTGACAGTCTTGATTAACAAATTTAGGTGTTAATGCTGCGCCACCCAAAATGACAGGAACAGTAATTCCTCGCTCATTAAATGCTTCAAGATTATCTTTCATAAAAGCAGTTGATTTCACCAATAAACCACTCATCGCAATGCAATCAGGTCGGTGTTCTTCATAGGCTTTTACGATGTTTTCAATCGGCTGTTTAATGCCGAGATTGACGACGTTATAACCATTGTTTGAAAGGATAATATCGACCAAATTTTTGCCGATATCATGCACATCGCCTTTAACTGTTGCAATCACAAATGTGCCTTTACCACGATCATCGCCTTCCTCTTTATCCATAAAGGGTTCGAGGAATGCCACTGCCGCTTTCATAGTTTGGGCTGACTGGAGTACGAAAGGTAATTGCATCTGACCCGAGCCAAATAATTCACCGACAACTTTCATGCCGTCCAATAGAAAGACATTAATAATATTGAGCGGTGGATGATTTTCTAGAGCTTCATTAAGGGCATCTTCTAAACCGAGTCTTTCACCATCAATAATGTGTTGTTTTAAACGCTCATCAATGGGTAGGTTTTTATCAATCGCCTCAGATTTTTTCGCTTTCTTACCAGCAAAGAGTTCCGTTAGTTTCGTCAGCGGATCGTAGGTACATACATCGCCATCAAATTCACGGCGATCGCCGATCAGATCGAGACAAACTTTCTTATGTTCATCACTAATTTTCGACATCGGCAAAATCTTACTGGCACTAACGATCGCCGAATCCATCCCCACTTGCATACATTCATGGAGAAAGACTGAGTTTAAGACCTGCCGTGATGCGGCATTCAGACCAAAGGAAATATTCGAAACACCCAAAATAATGTGACAGTGAAGCAGTTCATCACGAATTTGTTTAATGGCATCTACCGTTGCCTGACCGTTGAGACGATCTTCTTCAATACCAGTTGAGATAGGTAATGCCAGCGGATCAAAGAAAATTTCATAGGGAGGAATGCCATATTCTAAGCAAGCATCGTAGGCACGTTTGGCGATCGCAAACTTTTTCTCCGCAGTCCGCGCCATTCCATCTTCGTCAATAGTTCCAATGACTACACCAGCACCATATTTTTTCGCGAGAGATAACACCTTATAAAAACGCTCTTCACCATCCTCGTAGTTGGTGGAGTTGAGAATGCATTTACCGCCCGCAACCTTGAGGCCAGACTCCATTTTTTCCCATTCGGTGGAGTCGAGCATTAATGGCAACGTGATGTTATTCACTAGCCGTGACGCCAGTTCATGCATATCTCGCACGCCATCACGACCAACATAATCAACGTTGACATCGAGGACGTGAGCACCTTCTTTCACCTGGGATTTCGCAAGGGAAATCAAGCTATCCCAATTTTCTTCATTGAGTAATGTTCGACATTTTTTCGAGCCACTCGCATTCAATCTTTCGCCAACGATTAGGAAAGAATTGTCTTGGATATAGGGCTGTGTGCTGTAAATGGATGCTGCGGAGGGTTCAAATGTAGTGTGACGTTCTTTGGGTTTTAGTTCTGCCGCAACTTCCGCTAAAGCTTTGATGTGAGCGGGACGGGTTCCACAACAACCACCAATAACTTGCACCCCAAGATCCTCGATGAAATGCATCATCGCCATTTTCATTTCGAGGGGCGTTAATTTGTAGTGTGCCTGGCCGCCAACATTTTCCGGTAAACCTGCGTTCGGAATACAGGAGACGATGAAGGGTGAATGTTCAGATAAATATTTGACATGCTCCTTCATTAGATCAGGGCCTGTCGCACAGTTCAATCCCAAAATATCGATCTTGTAGGGTTCAAGGATTGCAACGGCTGCGGAAATCTCTGTTCCAACGAGCATTGTGCCCATCGTTTCCATCGTCACCGACACCATAATCGGCAGGCGATCGCCTTTCTTCTCAAAGGTACGTTCAATGCCATTAAGCGCTGCTTTAATCTGTAAAACATCTTGGCAAGTTTCGACAAGCATCAGGTCAACACCACCATCAAAAAGACCATCTGCCTGTTCTGCAAAGGCATTCTCTAAACTGTCGTAATCAATGTGTCCCAAACTTGGCAGCTTTGTACCGGGTCCTATGGAACCAGCAACAAAACGAGGCTTCTCTGGGGTGGAAAATTCTGCGGTAACAGATTTGGCGAGTTCTGCCGCTTTTTTGTTTAGTTCGTAGGCTTTATCTGCTAAATCATATTCAGCGAGGACGATAGATGTCGCACCAAAGGTATCTGTTTCAATGACATCGGCTCCTGCTTCAAGGAAGCCACGATGAACGATCGCCACAGCCTCAGGTTTCGTTTCGATCAAATATTCATTACAGCCTTCATATTCAGGACCACCAAAATCCTCAGCGGTCAACTCCTGCACTTGAAGATTTGTTCCCATCGCTCCATCAAATACAAGGACGGGACGTTCGGGACTATTGAGGCGATCGAGGAAAAGGCTTTTCATAGATTGTTTCGAGAGACTGGTACAAAGCAAGCTAGGTTCATCATTTTAACTTGAACCCAGACCGAAAACTTGAGGTATCACTCAATCGGGCAAATTTTTACTGTGAGGCGATCGCCTGTCGAATTGCTCAACGAACTCAAATCTTCAACCCAACCTAAATTCGACAATCAAAGCACCTCAATCTCATCATTGCCTAACACCAGGTAAAAAGTTTTACTAAATCTTCTAAAAATCAGCAAAGAAAAGAGATTCTCCTCATCGATCTACATCTCAACTTTTCACAAAGCACAAAGATTTATGGTAAGCAAATTATCTCCTAGTTAATTTTAGATTAAGGAAAAAAGATATAATGTGAATATGTATTAGGGTAACTCATTTTTTTGTGGATTTAAGCAAAGAAAAAGTTGTTTAAATCAATATTTTCATTAATTTTTCAGAGTTAGTAAGGATATATTTCACATTAGGAAATAGAGCCATATTCCGGATCTAGGATGGAGTTAGAGAGATATAACTCTCAATTGTTGGCCCTAGGAGATGGTTATTCATGGTTAACACTCTTACTTCGACTAAAAACTCAGATCCGCGTACGGAATCATTGGTTTTATGGTTTGAGGAAGTTGGTTCTAAAGATGTGGGTTTAGTGGGAGGAAAGAATTCATCTCTTGGTGAAATGATTCAGCAGCTCCAGCCCAAGGGAGTAAATGTTCCAGGAGGTTTTGCAACGACAGCCCATGCTTATCGTTACTTCGTAAAATTGGCTGGTTTAGAAGAGAAATTACGCAGTCTTTTCGCCGATTTAGATATTGATGATGTCGCCAATTTACAGGTGCGCGGTCGGCAAGCGCGGGCATTAATTCTCAACACACCTTTCCCACAGAATCTACAGGAGGCGATCGCCTCAGCTTACAAAAAAATGTGTGAGCGGTATGGTAATGGCTCGGATGTGTGTGATCGCTTTGAAGGGGAAGACCGCAAAATTTGTGAAGATCATGCTAGCGATGTCGATGTGGCAGTGCGTTCTAGTGCGACGGCAGAAGATTTGCCCGAAGCGAGTTTCGCCGGTCAACAGGAAACTTACCTCAATGTCCACGGTGTAAAAAGTGTGCTCGATGCTTGTCATAAGTGCTTTGCGTCGCTGTTTACAGATCGGGCGATCGCCTACCGCCAGCACAATGGGTTCGATCATTTTGAAGTGGCATTGTCCGTCGGTGTGCAAAAGATGGTGCGCTCAGACTTGGCGACTTCTGGTGTAATGTTCTCCATCGATACCGAGAGCGGTTTTAAAGATGCAGCGTTTATCACTGGAGCCTATGGACTTGGTGAAAATGTAGTTCAGGGCGCAGTCAATCCCGATGAATTTGTGGTCTTTAAACCCACTCTCAAGGAAGGATTTAAGCCAATTCTCGAACGGCGTCTCGGCAGCAAGCAGATCAAGATGGTCTATGCCGACGGCGCGAAACTCACCGAAAACGTTTCGGTTCCGGCAGAGCTACGCAACAAGTTTTGCATTAGCGATGAAGATGTTTTGACCTTGGCGCGTTGGACAACCATCATCGAGGATCACTATTCTGCGGTGCGTGGGCAATATACCCCGATGGATATTGAGTGGGCGAAGGACGGCATCACAGGTGAACTTTTCATTGTACAAGCCCGCCCCGAAACGGTTCAATCCCAAAAATCCGGCAACATTCTCCGCAATTACAAGCTCAAGGAAACGGGAACTATCCTCGCTGAAGGTCGTAGTGTGGGTGAAATGGTCGGTCAGGGTGAGGCGAATGTCATCCTCGATGTGGAGCAAATTAAACTCTTTCAACCCGGTCAGGTTCTCGTTACCCGCCGCACCGACCCGGATTGGGAACCGATCATGAAAAAGGCTTCGGCGATCATTACCGATCAAGGCGGTCGCACTTGCCATGCCGCAATTATTGCGCGAGAAATGGGCATTCCGGCAGTAGTCGGTTGTGGTGATGCAACGGAACTCATTGCGCTGGGGCAAGAGGTTACCGTTTCCTGTTGCGAAGGGGAAGACGGCAAGATTTATGAGGGTTTACTGGACTTTGAAATTCAGGAAACATCCCTCGAAAATATCCCCGAAACCAAGACCAAGATCTTGATGAATGTTGGCAATCCAGAGCAAGCGTTTTCGCTGTCGCCGCTTCCTGCGGATGGTGTGGGTTTAGCTCGTCTCGAATTTATCATCGCTAATCAAATTAAGGCTCACCCAAAAGCTCTTTTACATTTTGAGGAGCTAGAAGATTTGCTAGAGAAAAAGGCGATCGCCGAACTGACCCATTTGTATGAAAATAAAGCCGATTTCTTCGTGGATAAATTGGCGAGTGGCATTGCCATGATTGCAGCGGCGTTCTACCCGAATCCTGTGGTGGTGCGCATGTCCGATTTCAAATCTAATGAGTATGCCAATTTGCTCGGTGGCAAGCAGTTTGAGCCGAAGGAAGAAAACCCGATGATCGGCTGGCGTGGGGCATCCCGCTACTACGATCCGAATTATGTGGAAGCCTTTGCCCTCGAATGTGAAGCCTTCAAGATTGCCCGCAATGAAATGGGATTGACGAATATTATTCCGATGATTCCGTTCTGCCGTACTCCTGAAGAAGGTCGTCGGGTGCTAGCAGAAATGGCGAAACATGATTTGCGTCGCGACGATAATGGCCTGCAAGTTTATGTCATGTGCGAATTGCCTTCCAACGTGATTTTAGTGGACGAGTTTAGCGAAGTATTTGATGGTTTCTCCATTGGCTCCAATGATCTCACCCAACTAACCCTTGGTTTAGACCGAGATTCTGCGCTGGTCGCCCACATTTTCGATGAGCGTAATGAAGGGGTTAAACGGATGGTTGCAATGGCGATCGCCGGTGCGAAGAAACATGGCCGCAAGATTGGGATCTGTGGACAAGCACCTTCTGACTATCCAGAATTTGCGGAGTTCCTCGTGGAAAATGGCATTGATTCCATTAGCCTCAACCCCGATTCTCTACTGAAAACTAAATTGGCGATCGCTAACCTAGAAAAAAAACTCAATTGTTAACTCGTCTGAATTAGATAATTAAAGAAAACCTTATCTTGTCTTTGGGTAAGGTTTTTTCTTGGAGATTTTATTTAGAATATGTCTATAGAGCGAGGAAACTCTGATGGTTGCGGCAACAGAACGTCGATATAGCTTTCGAAGAATATCGCTTTTTAAAGACAAGTCAGAACAACATCAATGCTTCATTTAAGAGTATATGCACTGACATTCAGACATGAAGATGAAAAGAACAAATAAAAAACAAAAATCATCCAATTATTTCTGGAGTCAGATAAAAAAACAGTCTCATGTCAAAGAATGCTTTTGTAAGGATAAGACGTGTAATTCTCAAATAATTTCAGCTCACTCAATTCAAAATAATCGGATTTTAAATAAAATATCCCATCATGGTGAGGTGATGTGTGTAAAGCTAGGAGATGGTAAAGCTTTTATGCAGAAAGTAGGTCGAAAAAAAGCGACAACATTTACTGGATTTTGTCACAAACATGATGGTGAAATATTTAAGCCTATTGAGTCACAGTATTATTTGGCTAATAATAAGGAGCAAAATTTTTTATTTGCATATCGAGCTCTTGCTAAAGAGTGGCATGCTAAAAAATTCTCTGTAAATGCATATCAAAATGGAATCAAAGAGTTAAAAAGGATTCACGGTGAAAAACCTGAACATTTACAAGTAATGCTTTATGGAGCTAGATGTGCAGTCAATCAAATGGAATCTGACCGCAAAATCTTTAATCATGCATTAAAAACAAAAAACTATGACTTAATCTATTCTCGTTTATACACTTTTCACGAAGAATATCATATTGCAGTTTCATCAACCTTTAATTTGATAGAGATTTTATGCAAAGAAGAACCTTCTTTAGGCGACAAAAAATACATCTATTTCACAATATTTCCACAGAATGGAAAAACTTATATTCTATTTAGTTGCTTGAAGAAATATAGAAAACATTTTTCTAAACTCATGAATGAGCCCAAGAATTTATCTATAGAACAGAGAAAGATTTTTTTATCGAATATTATTGCAATTCATATTGAAAACTTTGTCATATCACCTTTGAGCTATGCTCGTTTGACAGAAGACGAAAAGCAAAGCTTTAAGGAATTATATATGTATACACTTTATCAAAGCTCTTTGCCTTCTAAAAAGCTCCAAAAAATCAATTTGTTTAAATGATTTTTTGTTAGAAAAGGGCGATTATGATTATTGATAGCGGTGGCGTAAAATTTGAGTCAATTGTTCTGCGCGATCACGTTCGTATTCGAGAAGCTTGCCGTAATAATTATGACTCGCCAAATCAAGCGTTAGATAAACATGTTCACGGGGATTGCGAAAACCTTGCTTCGAGAAGAAACGAATCGCCGCTTCATTAGCTGGGTCAGTATCCATCAGAACAGTGTCAGCACCTTGGGCGATCGCCCGTTCGATTAATCTTTCTAAAAGCTTTCCGGCGATGCCCATCCGATGAAAATCGGGACTAACTCCCAACCACCGAATATAGCTATAGGTGCTCTCTTGCTTCTCGACTAATGTCCCGAGAATAAAGCCAGCAAATTGCTCATCCACAGTGGCGACAAAACAGAGATCAGGATCGGTACTATAGGCTCCCGTCACTTCCCACTGATCCCATAAGCGATAGAGAGATGGATACAACTCACTCAGAAACAATTGCTCTCCCAAGTGAAAAACGGGTGCAATATCATCAATGTCCATCAAACGAATTTGGACAGTAGCTTGATTTTGATTTTGAGGCTCAGACATAGGCACACCGCCAAATAAATTTAGGAAAGTCGGGCGATCGCCCACAAGACTTATCTGTTCATCCACGTTAGCAATAAACTTTGGGAGAAATTGCATAACTTTCGTTTGCACCAACGATAGACAAACAAAGGCAACAATTTCATTTCGCACATCACCCGCTGATAACTCTGTTATGGATGGAGTTATCTAGCCGGTTTTTTTGGTAGTGAATTTAAACAGTGAAATGAGTGATTGGATTATGAAATTTTGAGGCGATCGCCGAGTAAGTTATTCATGTGATTTGCATTGCTAAAATGTAGCCAATGACTTATGGGGTAAGTCAATGACCGCGATTACGCTCGATCTAAATCCAGTTGCTACCTTAAGTCATGAGCAATTTTTGCAGCTTTGCCAGACAAATCCTGATTTAAAACTTGAACGCACCGCTCAGGGAGAACTAGTTGTTATGCCACCGACTGGTGGAGAAACGAGTCGCATTAATTTTGACTTGAATTTACAGCTGGGGTTATGGCATCGCAAGTATAAACTTGGTCAGTGTTTTGATTCTTCCACAGGCTTTATTTTGCCGAATGGTGCAACGCGATCGCCGGATATGTCTTGGGTAGAGCAGTTGCGGTGGGACGCTTTACAGGCAGAGCAACGAGAGAAATATATTCCCCTTTGTCCTGATTTTGCGGCAGAACTCATGTCTCCCAGCGATATCATTCACCACACTCGCGCCAAACTACAAGAATATTTAGCAAATGGTTGTCGGCTTGGCTGGCTCATTAATCGCGGCGATCGCCAAGTCGAAATTTATCGCCAAGGACAAGCGGTTGAAACTCTAGACGCGCCGCCAAAACTTTCTGGGGAAGATGTTCTGGTGGATTTTGAACTAGAGTTAGCGGAATTTTGGTAATTAGAACATCCAGAAATCTACGATGTTTTTAGGCGATCGCCCAAAGCTTTACGAGCCTCTTCACGGTCATCGAAATGGACTTTTTCGGTGCCGAGAATTTGATAATCTTCGTGACCCTTTCCAGCAATAAGTACACCGTCTCCAGGTTTGGCTTCGAGAATGGCTTGATGAATGGCGGCCGCTCGATCAGGAATCACGAGAAACTGAATTGCTTCGGGAATACCTTCCACGACATCTACCAAAATTCGTTTCGGATCTTCGGTGCGAGGATTATCAGAAGTCACCACCGCCCAATCAGATTTTGTTGCCGCAATCTTGCCCATCAATGGACGCTTCGTGCGATCGCGATCGCCCCCACAACCAAACACACAAATCATTTTGCGAGGGATAAACGGACGAGAGGCCTTTAGTAGATTTTCGAGACTATCGGGCGTATGGGCATAGTCCACAATCACGCTGATATCCTGCTCATCGGATACCTGCACACGCTCCATCCGACCGGGAACCCCAGTGAATTCCGGCAAAACTGTCAACATTTGTTCGAGGTCTAAACCCAATGCCAAACCAGCACCAATCGCCGCCATCACATTTTCGAGGTTAAATTGACCGACTAAAGGCGACGAAAATTGAGCTGTTCCTTCAGGCGTTGTGAGACGACCAGTCACTCCGATAGCCGTATATTCCAACCGATCCATAAAGATTGCAGCCGACTTATCTTGCAGACTATATCCCCAACATTTTTCACCAAGTTTATGGGCTAACCTTGCGCCATATTGATCATCGAGATTAACAACAGCTCGCTCTTTACAGTATTCATCATTAAAGAGAAGCGCTTTCGCCTGAAAATACTCCTCCATCGTCTTGTGATAATCGAGGTGATCCTGCGTCAAATTAGTGAATACAGACACATCAAATTCACAACCTTTCACTCGTTTTTGGTCGAGGGCATGGGAGCTCACTTCCATTACCCCGTGGGTGTTTTCAGCTTTAACGGCTTTCGCAAAATTCTTCTGGAGGTCTATCGCAAAAGGGGTGGTATGGGTCGCAATTTTTTCATAACCTTGCCAACGGGTGTAGAGCGTCCCGATTAGAGCAGTATTTTTTTTCGCTTGCTGGAGGAAAAATTCGATTAAGTGACTGGTTGTCGTCTTGCCGTTTGTGCCTGTCACGCCGACGAGTTTGAGGGATTGGGTCGGGTTTTCAAAAAAGAGGTTAGCCAATTCTGCACAGGCAATCACTGGATCGCTGGTAACAATGACACATTCACCATTTTCGGTAGGCACTTTTTCGAGGGCATCTGCGGAAACTATTGCGGCGATCGCCCCACCATCTAAAGCACCTGACCAAAACTCACCACCATCAACTTTTGTACCCGGCAAACCAATAAACAAATCCCCAGTCGTTACCACTTTGGAATTCGTGACAAGCCCTTTTACCTCTTGAGTTAGGGCAGGATGATCTGGCAGAGAGTCGATAACCGATACTTGCCCAAGAAGTTCACCTAATTGCATGATTTGCCTCCAAACCCTTTAATTTCCCCGATTTTAGTCTGACAAAAAGGGAATTCTGTAATTTCAGTAGCAGTTTATCCCAATTCTATCCCTGGGCGGAGACTCGATTTTTTTGATGATGAATCAGGCTCAATTATTGTCCCAAACCTTGACTAGACTTTACGGTGCAAATAATTTCTCAACAATGATTTGGTCCTGCTCGCAAAGCTCTTGTGCCCCATCCGGCAATGTTTCCCACTTCCAAAAGGAGCTCTGATCAGCAACATTTTCCCGAATTAATTCAGCAAGGGCATGGACAAAAGCAGGTGGCCATTCCGGACCCATAAACCCAACACCCCAACGACCAATCGTATCGTAATAAACCCGCAGCCACGGCTCAGGCTTCGTAATATCGATATTCATCTCACAGGCAATCCGAAACACATCGGCGAGATCAAAATCGGCATATTCCTGTTCCAGAATTTGACGGCGGCTCATCAGTTTATTTTTTCTGGGATCACTTCACGAAATGCAATGAAAAATGCACTATACAGCTTAAAGATAGACGAGATAATTCGTGTCGCGGGTAAACATCTGTAAAAATCAGGGAATTTATATTATTTTTGCGGTTAAATCGTTGTCTTTCCCAATTATTTCTCGCTACCATTGAAAGTGTCATCTGTAAATTCGCTGGCAACTGCTTGCGAAAGCTCAAGTCGACTTATGGAAATACAATTAATAAATATTGGGTTCGGTAATATTGTCTCTGCGAACCGGGTGATTGCGATTGTTAGCCCCGAATCCGCCCCCATCAAGCGAATTATTAGTGACGCTCGTGACCGTGGTCAGCTCATCGATGCAACCTATGGCAGACGTACCCGCGCGGTAATTATCACAGATTCTAGTCATGTGGTTCTCTCTGCAATCCAACCCGAGACTGTCGCCCATCGCTTCGTGGTGCAAAAAGATGGGGCGATCGCCAATGCTAAAGTTTAGGGTGGTCTTCTCGGTTTAACCCCACTTATTAG from [Leptolyngbya] sp. PCC 7376 includes:
- a CDS encoding Uma2 family endonuclease — encoded protein: MRTLTKWTVSEYHNLIQKGILDHKRVELLDGELVEMAPESPLHRTVMDKGNDYLRSLLHGKAGVYEGHPITLTNSEPEPDIVVVQLPKSQYSERHPNASEIFLLIEVAKSTLSSDLSDKKNLYQKEGIKEYWVIDLVNNQLHIFKDLINAQYRSMTIYTEGNVIPNAFPNLEISVAKLLN
- a CDS encoding GNAT family N-acetyltransferase; this encodes MQFLPKFIANVDEQISLVGDRPTFLNLFGGVPMSEPQNQNQATVQIRLMDIDDIAPVFHLGEQLFLSELYPSLYRLWDQWEVTGAYSTDPDLCFVATVDEQFAGFILGTLVEKQESTYSYIRWLGVSPDFHRMGIAGKLLERLIERAIAQGADTVLMDTDPANEAAIRFFSKQGFRNPREHVYLTLDLASHNYYGKLLEYERDRAEQLTQILRHRYQ
- the metH gene encoding methionine synthase — encoded protein: MKSLFLDRLNSPERPVLVFDGAMGTNLQVQELTAEDFGGPEYEGCNEYLIETKPEAVAIVHRGFLEAGADVIETDTFGATSIVLAEYDLADKAYELNKKAAELAKSVTAEFSTPEKPRFVAGSIGPGTKLPSLGHIDYDSLENAFAEQADGLFDGGVDLMLVETCQDVLQIKAALNGIERTFEKKGDRLPIMVSVTMETMGTMLVGTEISAAVAILEPYKIDILGLNCATGPDLMKEHVKYLSEHSPFIVSCIPNAGLPENVGGQAHYKLTPLEMKMAMMHFIEDLGVQVIGGCCGTRPAHIKALAEVAAELKPKERHTTFEPSAASIYSTQPYIQDNSFLIVGERLNASGSKKCRTLLNEENWDSLISLAKSQVKEGAHVLDVNVDYVGRDGVRDMHELASRLVNNITLPLMLDSTEWEKMESGLKVAGGKCILNSTNYEDGEERFYKVLSLAKKYGAGVVIGTIDEDGMARTAEKKFAIAKRAYDACLEYGIPPYEIFFDPLALPISTGIEEDRLNGQATVDAIKQIRDELLHCHIILGVSNISFGLNAASRQVLNSVFLHECMQVGMDSAIVSASKILPMSKISDEHKKVCLDLIGDRREFDGDVCTYDPLTKLTELFAGKKAKKSEAIDKNLPIDERLKQHIIDGERLGLEDALNEALENHPPLNIINVFLLDGMKVVGELFGSGQMQLPFVLQSAQTMKAAVAFLEPFMDKEEGDDRGKGTFVIATVKGDVHDIGKNLVDIILSNNGYNVVNLGIKQPIENIVKAYEEHRPDCIAMSGLLVKSTAFMKDNLEAFNERGITVPVILGGAALTPKFVNQDCQNTYKGRVVYGRDAFADLHFMDKLMPAKSAENWDDLKGFLDEYDENGSNGNGHHETNGSAIIEEVAPEPEEPEVIDTRRSEAVALDIERPTPPFWGTKILTAADLDLKELFWHLDLQALIVGQWQFRKKKNQTKEEYDQFVIDEVHPLLEQWKARAIAEKILDPTLIYGYFPCQSQENSLIIYDVDKYAADETLEKVAKFDFPRQKSGKRLCIADFFATVESGQVDVFPMQAVTVGEIATEYAKKLFDANEYTDYLYYHGLAVQTAEALAEWGHARVRRELGYGDLEPDNIKDMLRQRYQGSRYSFGYSACPNIQDQYTQLDLLKVDRINMYMDESEQIYPEQSTSAIITYHPVAKYFNT
- a CDS encoding Uma2 family endonuclease — encoded protein: MTAITLDLNPVATLSHEQFLQLCQTNPDLKLERTAQGELVVMPPTGGETSRINFDLNLQLGLWHRKYKLGQCFDSSTGFILPNGATRSPDMSWVEQLRWDALQAEQREKYIPLCPDFAAELMSPSDIIHHTRAKLQEYLANGCRLGWLINRGDRQVEIYRQGQAVETLDAPPKLSGEDVLVDFELELAEFW
- the ppsA gene encoding phosphoenolpyruvate synthase, with the translated sequence MVNTLTSTKNSDPRTESLVLWFEEVGSKDVGLVGGKNSSLGEMIQQLQPKGVNVPGGFATTAHAYRYFVKLAGLEEKLRSLFADLDIDDVANLQVRGRQARALILNTPFPQNLQEAIASAYKKMCERYGNGSDVCDRFEGEDRKICEDHASDVDVAVRSSATAEDLPEASFAGQQETYLNVHGVKSVLDACHKCFASLFTDRAIAYRQHNGFDHFEVALSVGVQKMVRSDLATSGVMFSIDTESGFKDAAFITGAYGLGENVVQGAVNPDEFVVFKPTLKEGFKPILERRLGSKQIKMVYADGAKLTENVSVPAELRNKFCISDEDVLTLARWTTIIEDHYSAVRGQYTPMDIEWAKDGITGELFIVQARPETVQSQKSGNILRNYKLKETGTILAEGRSVGEMVGQGEANVILDVEQIKLFQPGQVLVTRRTDPDWEPIMKKASAIITDQGGRTCHAAIIAREMGIPAVVGCGDATELIALGQEVTVSCCEGEDGKIYEGLLDFEIQETSLENIPETKTKILMNVGNPEQAFSLSPLPADGVGLARLEFIIANQIKAHPKALLHFEELEDLLEKKAIAELTHLYENKADFFVDKLASGIAMIAAAFYPNPVVVRMSDFKSNEYANLLGGKQFEPKEENPMIGWRGASRYYDPNYVEAFALECEAFKIARNEMGLTNIIPMIPFCRTPEEGRRVLAEMAKHDLRRDDNGLQVYVMCELPSNVILVDEFSEVFDGFSIGSNDLTQLTLGLDRDSALVAHIFDERNEGVKRMVAMAIAGAKKHGRKIGICGQAPSDYPEFAEFLVENGIDSISLNPDSLLKTKLAIANLEKKLNC